A genomic region of [Eubacterium] eligens ATCC 27750 contains the following coding sequences:
- a CDS encoding sensor histidine kinase, translated as MKIHSIKFKITLLLVVTVTCLVAMLIGFNSIFSEKVYMNRKQKSMINSYENVNEIMQKYTDSQIDKDTMCADMENISTAKGISVLVVDSSWCTIYVSTQGDDSMMERLRMSIFNGDIFKNNGSPDKAPEPKEQEDDSDNPADKDDKKDHRKRLEDIIDMSGTSLVENRTIISSNDNYTLQKVYDERLGDYYLEIWGTLDNGYSIILRTPIQGIKDNVNISTTLIKYVGGAILAVGIIAAFVVSTYITRPIKQLSNIAEKMSEMDFDARYEGSDKGEIGLLGKSMNNMSEKLEQNIAELKKANLELKKDIDKKEKLEIMRTDFLSNVSHELKTPIALIQGYAEGLKEGITDDPESMEFYCDVIMDEANKMNTMVKRLLTLNQIEFGNDEPEMERFDINELIASVADANAIRAGQKNMSIVFDNRNEHNYVWADEYKTEEVLTNYISNALNHCDGKRAIEVRTEKSENGGTITVTVYNSGKNIADEDLERIWEKFYKTDKARTREYGGNGIGLSIVKAIMDSMGQEYGVRNVSDGVEFWFNLDCKS; from the coding sequence ATGAAGATACATTCAATTAAGTTTAAGATTACACTTCTTCTGGTAGTTACTGTTACATGTCTTGTGGCTATGCTTATTGGATTTAACAGCATTTTTTCTGAGAAAGTGTATATGAACCGTAAGCAGAAGAGCATGATTAATTCTTATGAGAATGTCAATGAAATCATGCAGAAATATACTGATTCACAGATAGATAAAGATACTATGTGTGCTGATATGGAGAACATATCTACAGCAAAGGGAATATCTGTGCTTGTAGTTGACAGCAGCTGGTGTACCATATATGTAAGTACTCAGGGAGATGATTCAATGATGGAACGTCTTCGCATGAGTATATTTAATGGAGATATTTTTAAGAATAATGGTTCACCTGATAAAGCACCGGAACCTAAGGAACAGGAAGATGATTCAGATAACCCGGCAGACAAGGATGATAAGAAAGATCATAGAAAGCGTCTGGAAGATATTATTGATATGTCTGGTACATCACTTGTTGAGAACAGGACAATTATAAGCTCCAATGATAATTACACATTACAGAAGGTGTATGATGAAAGGCTTGGAGATTACTATCTTGAGATATGGGGTACACTTGACAATGGATATTCAATTATATTAAGAACTCCTATCCAGGGAATAAAAGATAATGTAAATATATCGACAACTCTTATTAAGTATGTTGGAGGAGCAATTCTTGCTGTTGGTATAATTGCAGCATTTGTAGTATCAACATATATTACCAGACCGATTAAGCAGCTTTCTAATATTGCTGAGAAGATGTCAGAGATGGATTTTGATGCAAGATATGAGGGAAGTGATAAGGGAGAGATTGGTCTGCTTGGAAAGAGCATGAACAATATGTCTGAGAAGCTTGAACAGAATATTGCTGAGCTTAAGAAGGCTAACCTTGAACTTAAGAAAGATATTGATAAAAAAGAAAAGCTTGAGATAATGAGAACAGATTTTCTTTCAAATGTATCTCATGAGTTAAAGACTCCTATTGCACTTATACAAGGATATGCTGAGGGGCTTAAGGAAGGCATAACAGATGATCCTGAAAGCATGGAATTTTATTGTGATGTTATTATGGACGAGGCAAACAAGATGAATACAATGGTTAAGAGACTTCTTACACTTAATCAGATTGAATTCGGAAATGATGAGCCTGAGATGGAGAGATTTGATATTAATGAGCTTATTGCTTCTGTAGCAGATGCCAATGCAATAAGAGCGGGACAAAAGAATATGAGTATAGTATTTGATAACCGTAATGAGCATAATTATGTGTGGGCTGATGAATACAAGACAGAGGAAGTGCTTACTAATTATATATCTAATGCACTTAATCACTGTGATGGAAAGCGTGCAATTGAGGTGAGAACTGAAAAATCAGAGAATGGAGGAACTATTACCGTTACTGTATATAATAGTGGAAAGAATATTGCTGATGAAGATCTTGAAAGAATATGGGAGAAGTTCTACAAGACTGATAAAGCGAGAACAAGAGAATATGGAGGTAATGGAATAGGACTGTCTATTGTAAAGGCTATTATGGATTCAATGGGGCAGGAATATGGTGTCAGAAATGTATCTGATGGTGTAGAATTCTGGTTTAATCTTGATTGTAAATCATAA
- a CDS encoding response regulator transcription factor: MDKMKVLVVDDESRMRKLVSDFLTRKGYAVIEAADGVEAVDTFMENKDIALIILDVMMPRMDGWEVCRQIRKDSKVPIIMLTAKGEEMDELQGFECGADEYIAKPFSPKILTARVDAIIRRAYGVDSNEIIEIGGITIDKAAHIVKIDGEEIELSYKEFELLTYFVENKGLALSREKILNNVWNYDYYGDARTIDTHVKKLRKKMGEKGDYIKTIWGMGYKFIVD; this comes from the coding sequence ATGGATAAGATGAAGGTTTTAGTAGTAGATGATGAAAGCAGAATGAGAAAGCTTGTAAGTGATTTCCTTACAAGAAAAGGATATGCTGTTATTGAAGCGGCTGATGGTGTAGAAGCTGTAGATACATTTATGGAGAATAAAGATATTGCACTTATAATTCTTGATGTTATGATGCCAAGAATGGATGGATGGGAAGTGTGCAGGCAGATAAGAAAGGATTCTAAAGTTCCTATTATAATGCTTACAGCAAAGGGCGAGGAGATGGATGAACTACAAGGCTTTGAATGTGGAGCTGACGAATATATTGCCAAGCCATTTTCACCCAAGATACTTACAGCCAGAGTTGATGCAATTATAAGACGTGCATATGGTGTTGACAGCAACGAGATAATTGAGATTGGTGGAATTACTATAGATAAAGCAGCACATATCGTTAAGATTGATGGTGAAGAGATAGAGTTAAGCTATAAGGAGTTTGAACTGCTTACTTATTTTGTTGAGAATAAAGGGCTTGCGTTGTCTAGAGAGAAGATTCTTAATAATGTATGGAATTATGATTACTATGGAGATGCAAGAACTATAGATACCCATGTTAAGAAATTAAGAAAGAAAATGGGTGAGAAGGGTGATTACATCAAGACAATCTGGGGTATGGGTTACAAGTTCATTGTTGACTGA
- a CDS encoding HD domain-containing protein — protein MINRLHMAMIELYKGDAKRIQHFCKVHSYAKLIAQMENVDDKCLFIIETAALTHDIGIHTCEEKYGECGGKLQEKEGPAIAAGLLDRLGFDSEVSERVQYLIGHHHTYNNIDGIDYQILVEADFLVNICDDNLTKDAALKAYNNIFKTESGKKICQEMFGL, from the coding sequence ATGATTAACAGACTTCATATGGCAATGATTGAATTATATAAAGGAGACGCTAAAAGAATACAGCATTTTTGCAAGGTTCACAGCTATGCAAAGCTGATTGCACAGATGGAAAATGTTGATGACAAATGTCTTTTTATAATTGAAACAGCGGCACTCACACATGATATCGGGATTCATACATGTGAAGAAAAATATGGTGAGTGCGGAGGAAAACTGCAGGAAAAAGAAGGTCCTGCTATTGCCGCAGGACTTCTTGACAGGCTTGGCTTTGACAGTGAAGTATCAGAAAGAGTGCAGTATCTGATAGGACATCACCATACTTACAATAATATTGACGGCATTGATTATCAGATACTTGTTGAGGCGGATTTCTTAGTTAACATATGCGATGATAATCTTACAAAGGATGCAGCATTGAAAGCATATAATAACATTTTTAAGACGGAAAGCGGCAAAAAGATATGCCAGGAGATGTTTGGTTTGTAG
- a CDS encoding lactate utilization protein — protein sequence MDENVKKRNEVLAQTVINGLQSRNMSGYYAEDKEAALKQALELIDEESTIAMGGCHSAQEIGLVKALKEGNYNYIDRSKMTPREGLLASYDADVFLSSANAMTSDGILVNIDGNSNRVSCIAQGPKKVIFIVGMNKVCSDLDSAMKRARNIAAPTNAQNFDVKTPCKTTGKCFDCKSPDTLCCQFLITRYSRHVGRIHVILVNDTLGY from the coding sequence ATGGACGAAAATGTAAAGAAAAGAAATGAAGTACTGGCACAGACTGTAATTAATGGCTTACAGTCACGAAATATGTCAGGATATTATGCAGAGGATAAAGAAGCAGCTTTAAAGCAGGCTTTGGAGTTAATTGACGAGGAAAGCACAATTGCTATGGGCGGCTGTCACAGTGCACAGGAGATTGGACTTGTGAAGGCTTTGAAGGAGGGCAATTACAATTATATAGACCGCTCTAAGATGACTCCAAGAGAGGGACTTCTGGCTTCATATGACGCTGATGTGTTCTTATCAAGTGCAAATGCGATGACAAGTGATGGAATACTTGTCAATATTGATGGCAATTCTAACCGTGTTTCATGCATAGCGCAGGGACCAAAGAAGGTAATCTTCATAGTTGGAATGAATAAAGTCTGTTCAGACCTCGATTCGGCAATGAAGCGTGCAAGAAATATAGCTGCACCAACTAATGCACAGAATTTTGATGTCAAGACACCCTGCAAGACAACCGGAAAATGCTTTGACTGCAAATCACCAGACACATTATGCTGCCAGTTCCTGATTACAAGATATTCACGCCATGTCGGAAGAATACATGTAATACTTGTAAATGATACACTTGGTTATTAA
- a CDS encoding flavodoxin translates to MNRAVVYYSLSGNTKEAAKVIARKLGAKIFEIDLVKPLPKNTVRQMIVGGMQSTFGRRPKIKGVPDNIDYYDEIILGMPVWAGMPASPVNTFIKNYGVADKIDAVFTFSGGGDNDRCLLQLSKSLKNLKNQVALADRNSNAAKDNQEKLEKFVMSIK, encoded by the coding sequence ATGAACAGAGCTGTTGTTTATTATTCATTATCAGGAAATACAAAGGAAGCTGCAAAGGTTATTGCAAGAAAGTTGGGAGCAAAAATCTTTGAGATAGATTTAGTTAAGCCATTACCTAAGAATACAGTGAGGCAGATGATTGTTGGAGGAATGCAGTCAACATTTGGAAGAAGACCTAAGATAAAAGGTGTTCCGGATAACATAGATTATTATGATGAAATTATATTAGGTATGCCGGTATGGGCAGGTATGCCGGCGTCTCCGGTCAACACATTTATAAAAAATTACGGCGTGGCAGATAAAATTGATGCTGTGTTTACATTCAGCGGTGGTGGTGACAATGACAGATGCCTTCTGCAGCTGTCAAAGAGTCTTAAGAATCTAAAAAATCAGGTTGCGTTAGCAGACCGCAATAGTAATGCTGCAAAGGATAATCAGGAGAAGCTTGAAAAGTTTGTTATGAGTATCAAGTAG
- the smpB gene encoding SsrA-binding protein SmpB yields the protein MASKTSASGNRLIANNKKAYFDYFIEEKYEAGMVLHGTEVKSIRAGKCSIKESYIKIENGEVYVLGMNITPYEKGNIFNKDPLRPKKLLLHKNQINKLTGELTIKGYTLVPLQVYLKEGKVKMEIGLGKGKKNFDKRDSIAKKDQIRDAQKEFKNKNLRF from the coding sequence ATGGCATCAAAAACAAGCGCATCTGGAAACAGACTTATAGCGAACAATAAGAAAGCTTATTTTGATTATTTTATAGAAGAGAAATACGAGGCGGGCATGGTACTTCACGGCACTGAGGTTAAATCAATCAGAGCAGGTAAGTGCTCAATTAAGGAATCTTATATCAAGATTGAGAATGGCGAAGTGTATGTATTAGGTATGAATATTACACCATATGAGAAGGGAAACATATTCAATAAAGATCCTTTAAGACCTAAGAAGCTGCTTCTTCACAAGAATCAGATTAATAAGCTTACTGGTGAACTTACAATTAAAGGTTACACACTTGTTCCTCTTCAGGTATATCTGAAAGAGGGAAAGGTGAAGATGGAAATTGGTCTTGGAAAAGGTAAGAAGAACTTTGACAAGAGAGATTCTATTGCAAAGAAAGACCAGATAAGAGATGCACAGAAGGAATTCAAGAATAAGAATCTCAGATTTTAG
- the rnr gene encoding ribonuclease R, producing MEKDIFKQRRQMLTDMILNNELYVPMKAKEIAMLLDIPKAKRSELMEVLDSLVADGTIGVSKKGKYMKPENVALVGTFESTSRGFGFVVIPDREDDIFVKANDTMNAFYHDKVKVVITTEKNGGKRAEGKIVAIVEHEVKEVVGTFQKNRTYGFVIPDNAKINCDIFIPQEFMNGAVEGSKVVASISDYGSQSKNPQGKVTEVLGHIDDPGVDIMSIIKAYDLLVEFPESVKKAINDIPDVVSEKDKAGRVDLRNVQMVTIDGEDAKDLDDAVSISKEGPVYHLGVHIADVSHYVTEGSALDKEALKRGTSVYLVDRVIPMIPHKLSNGICSLNQGEDRLALSCLMDIDEKGNIVGHRICETVINVDRRMSYTSVKKILVDNDTNEIMKYKELVPMFHMMEEAAELLRKKRFARGSVDFDFPESKIILDENGHPTDIKPYDRNVATKIIEDFMLAANETVAEDYFWQDMPFLYRTHENPDPEKMRKLATFINNFGYTLRLTDDLRPKEIQKLLSEIEGSDAENLISRLTLRSMKKAKYTTECVGHFGLAAKYYCHFTSPIRRYPDLQIHRIIKENLHGGLSPKRAAHYDAILPDVAVQTSAMERRAADAERDTDKLKMAEYMEQFVGETFDGVVSGVTAWGVYVELPNTIEGMVSINNMKGFYTFDEEHYEMVGELGNRSYKLGQKVKVVVIGTDKILRTIDFAFA from the coding sequence ATGGAGAAGGATATATTTAAACAGCGAAGACAGATGCTTACTGATATGATTCTTAATAATGAACTGTATGTTCCAATGAAAGCTAAAGAAATCGCTATGCTTCTCGATATTCCGAAAGCTAAGCGTTCAGAACTTATGGAAGTGCTTGACAGTCTTGTTGCAGATGGAACAATAGGTGTATCAAAGAAGGGTAAGTATATGAAGCCTGAAAATGTAGCACTTGTCGGAACATTTGAAAGCACAAGCAGGGGCTTTGGTTTTGTAGTAATACCTGACAGGGAAGATGATATATTTGTTAAGGCTAATGACACGATGAATGCTTTCTATCATGATAAAGTCAAGGTTGTGATAACTACTGAGAAGAATGGCGGTAAGAGGGCTGAAGGTAAGATTGTTGCTATTGTTGAGCATGAGGTTAAGGAAGTTGTCGGAACATTCCAGAAGAACAGAACGTATGGTTTTGTTATTCCTGATAATGCAAAGATTAACTGTGATATATTTATACCGCAGGAATTCATGAATGGAGCGGTTGAAGGTTCTAAGGTAGTTGCTTCTATAAGTGATTACGGCAGCCAGAGTAAGAATCCACAGGGGAAGGTCACAGAAGTACTTGGACATATAGATGACCCGGGTGTGGACATAATGTCTATTATCAAGGCATATGATTTACTAGTGGAGTTTCCTGAATCAGTTAAGAAGGCAATTAATGATATTCCTGATGTTGTCAGTGAAAAGGATAAGGCTGGACGAGTTGATTTAAGAAATGTTCAGATGGTTACTATAGATGGTGAGGATGCGAAGGATTTAGATGATGCAGTATCTATCTCGAAAGAAGGACCTGTATATCATCTAGGTGTCCACATTGCGGATGTAAGTCATTATGTTACAGAGGGAAGTGCGCTGGATAAAGAGGCACTTAAACGAGGTACGAGTGTTTACCTTGTAGACCGTGTTATTCCAATGATACCGCATAAGTTATCTAATGGGATATGTTCACTTAATCAGGGAGAAGACAGACTGGCACTCAGCTGCCTTATGGATATTGATGAAAAGGGAAATATTGTTGGACATAGAATATGTGAAACTGTTATTAATGTAGACAGAAGAATGAGCTATACAAGCGTAAAAAAGATTCTTGTAGATAATGATACTAATGAAATTATGAAGTATAAAGAGCTTGTTCCAATGTTTCATATGATGGAAGAGGCTGCGGAGCTTCTTAGAAAGAAGAGATTTGCAAGAGGTTCGGTTGATTTTGATTTCCCTGAAAGTAAGATTATACTTGATGAGAATGGCCACCCGACTGATATTAAGCCGTATGACAGAAATGTAGCAACTAAGATTATTGAAGATTTTATGCTTGCTGCTAATGAAACTGTTGCAGAGGATTATTTCTGGCAGGATATGCCATTTCTATATAGAACTCATGAGAATCCTGATCCTGAAAAAATGCGTAAGTTAGCCACATTTATTAATAACTTTGGTTATACATTAAGACTTACTGATGATTTAAGACCTAAGGAGATTCAGAAGCTTCTTTCTGAGATAGAGGGTTCTGATGCTGAGAATCTTATAAGCAGACTGACACTCCGCTCTATGAAGAAAGCTAAGTATACTACTGAATGTGTAGGACATTTTGGACTCGCTGCCAAGTATTACTGTCATTTCACATCGCCTATCAGAAGATATCCTGATCTCCAGATTCACAGAATTATCAAGGAGAATCTTCACGGAGGTTTAAGTCCTAAGAGAGCTGCCCATTATGATGCAATATTACCGGATGTTGCTGTCCAGACAAGTGCGATGGAGCGGCGTGCGGCAGATGCTGAAAGAGATACAGACAAGCTTAAAATGGCTGAGTATATGGAACAGTTTGTTGGAGAAACATTTGATGGAGTTGTTTCGGGTGTTACCGCGTGGGGCGTATATGTTGAACTTCCAAACACTATCGAGGGCATGGTTTCTATCAATAATATGAAGGGATTCTATACATTTGACGAGGAACACTATGAGATGGTAGGAGAACTTGGGAACAGAAGTTATAAGCTCGGACAGAAGGTTAAGGTTGTGGTTATAGGCACCGATAAGATACTAAGAACAATTGATTTTGCATTTGCATAG
- the secG gene encoding preprotein translocase subunit SecG: MNKIIPLFHMSVGDVLRIGLMGVFVVICIALAIIILMQESKQNGLSGTISGAADSYWGKNKGRSMEGKLVKITKILVILFIVIAVILNFNF, from the coding sequence ATGAATAAGATAATTCCATTGTTTCATATGTCTGTCGGAGATGTATTAAGAATTGGTTTAATGGGAGTATTTGTGGTAATTTGTATAGCTTTAGCAATAATAATTCTTATGCAGGAAAGTAAGCAGAACGGATTGTCAGGAACAATTAGTGGTGCTGCTGATTCATACTGGGGTAAGAACAAGGGCCGTTCAATGGAGGGCAAGCTTGTTAAGATAACCAAGATTCTTGTAATTCTTTTTATTGTTATAGCAGTTATACTTAATTTTAATTTCTAA
- the gpmI gene encoding 2,3-bisphosphoglycerate-independent phosphoglycerate mutase, which translates to MSKKPVVLMVLDGYGLNDRTEGNAIAMANTPVMDKLMKECPFQKGYASGLAVGLPDGQMGNSEVGHMNIGAGRIIYQDLTRITKDIEDGTFFKNEELLEAMENCKKNDSDLHLFGLLSDGGVHSHLSHVYGLLEMAKQQGVSKVYVHAFLDGRDTPPASAKGFVETLENKMAEIGVGKVASLSGRYYAMDRDNNWDRVEKAYDSLVTGDGIKAESATQALQESYDNGKTDEFVEPTVICKDGQPLSLVKANDSVIFFNFRPDRAREMTRAFCDDKFTGFERKTGFIPLTFVCFKDYDESIPNKKVAFKKEIIKNTFGEFLANHGKKQLRLAETEKYAHVTFFFNGGVEDPNVDEFRLLVNSPKDVATYDLKPEMSAPEVGMDLVEAIKSDKYDVIIINFANPDMVGHTGVIPAAIKAVEKVDELVGKAVDAVKDVDGVLFICADHGNAEKMIDYETGAPHTAHTTNPVPFILVNYDENYTLREGGRLCDIAPTLIEIMGLEKPVEMTGESLLVKKN; encoded by the coding sequence ATGAGTAAAAAACCAGTAGTTTTAATGGTACTTGATGGTTATGGTTTAAATGATAGAACAGAGGGTAATGCTATTGCTATGGCTAACACTCCTGTTATGGATAAGCTTATGAAGGAATGCCCGTTCCAGAAGGGATATGCTTCAGGACTTGCTGTAGGTCTTCCAGACGGACAGATGGGTAATTCAGAAGTTGGTCATATGAATATTGGTGCTGGTAGAATTATTTATCAGGATCTTACAAGAATTACTAAGGATATTGAAGATGGTACATTCTTTAAGAACGAAGAATTACTTGAGGCAATGGAGAACTGCAAGAAGAATGATTCGGATCTTCACCTTTTCGGACTTTTATCAGATGGTGGTGTTCACAGTCATTTAAGCCATGTATATGGACTTTTAGAGATGGCAAAGCAGCAGGGAGTGTCTAAAGTATATGTTCATGCGTTCCTTGACGGAAGAGATACACCTCCAGCTTCAGCTAAGGGATTTGTTGAGACACTTGAGAATAAGATGGCAGAAATCGGAGTTGGTAAGGTCGCATCTTTATCAGGTCGTTACTATGCAATGGACAGAGATAATAACTGGGACAGAGTAGAAAAGGCTTATGATTCACTTGTAACAGGTGATGGCATTAAGGCCGAGTCAGCTACACAGGCACTTCAGGAGTCATATGATAATGGTAAGACAGATGAATTCGTTGAGCCAACAGTTATCTGTAAAGATGGTCAGCCACTTTCATTAGTTAAGGCTAATGATTCTGTTATATTCTTTAACTTCCGTCCAGACCGTGCAAGAGAGATGACAAGAGCGTTCTGCGATGATAAGTTTACAGGATTTGAAAGAAAGACAGGATTTATTCCATTAACATTTGTATGTTTCAAGGATTATGATGAATCAATCCCTAACAAGAAGGTTGCATTCAAGAAAGAGATTATTAAGAACACATTTGGTGAATTCCTTGCTAATCATGGAAAGAAGCAGTTAAGACTTGCTGAGACAGAGAAATATGCACATGTTACATTCTTCTTTAATGGCGGTGTTGAAGACCCTAATGTTGATGAGTTCAGATTACTCGTTAACTCACCTAAGGATGTTGCAACATATGACTTAAAGCCAGAGATGAGTGCTCCGGAAGTAGGTATGGACTTAGTTGAGGCTATAAAGTCTGACAAATATGATGTTATTATTATCAACTTCGCTAATCCTGATATGGTTGGGCATACAGGTGTTATCCCAGCAGCAATCAAGGCTGTAGAGAAGGTTGATGAGCTTGTTGGCAAGGCTGTAGATGCAGTAAAGGATGTTGACGGAGTTCTCTTCATCTGTGCAGACCACGGTAATGCTGAGAAGATGATTGATTACGAAACAGGAGCTCCACATACAGCACATACAACTAACCCTGTTCCATTTATTCTTGTTAATTATGATGAGAATTATACACTTCGTGAGGGTGGAAGATTATGTGATATCGCTCCTACACTTATAGAAATTATGGGACTTGAGAAACCAGTTGAGATGACAGGTGAGTCTCTTCTTGTGAAGAAGAACTAA